In a genomic window of Periophthalmus magnuspinnatus isolate fPerMag1 chromosome 3, fPerMag1.2.pri, whole genome shotgun sequence:
- the LOC129457189 gene encoding probable E3 ubiquitin-protein ligase HERC3 has product MVELFSPEELRDLMVGQECTDWTKLKKSAVYEGIYKKDDEKHPTIQMFWEVFDELTEKERNALLWFITGFERLPILRVDLKIPRPAPARGEAE; this is encoded by the exons ATGGTGGAGCTGTTCAGCCCTGAGGAACTAAGGGACCTCATGGTAGGACAGGAGTGCACTGACTGGACCAAGCTCAAGAAG AGTGCCGTGTATGAAGGGATCTATAAGAAAGATGACGAAAAACACCCCACCATCCAGATGTTTTGGGAGGTCTTTGATGAGCTCACAGAAAAGGAAAGGAACGCACTTCTTT GGTTCATCACTGGCTTTGAGAGGCTGCCCATTCTCCGTGTGGACTTAAAGATTCCAAGGCCTGCCCCAGCAAGAGGAGAGGCTGAGTGA
- the LOC117393810 gene encoding probable E3 ubiquitin-protein ligase HERC6 has protein sequence MEDTFTQLSLAEHMDFRKPLLVYFNEMDIEDNVNQKDFFHLVFHEVVSAESGMFMFNDSATLAWFSSTAMPPLEHYFLFGELCGLALYHLHAVFLPFPLALFKKLLGVSPSLDDLCQLSPCTGQSLRCLLEEYSDDMIQTLDMDFTIHWDQKKVPLDPHSPDRPVTAHKTVRFSRRH, from the exons ATGGAGGACACCTTCACACAGCTGTCCCTTGCAGAGCACATGGACTTCAGGAAGCCTCTGCTG GTTTATTTCAATGAAATGGACATAGAAGACAACGTAAACCAGAAGGACTTCTTCCACCTGGTCTTCCATGAGGTGGTGTCTGCAGAGTCTGGGATGTTCATGTTTAACGACTCTGCCACTCTAGCCTGGTTCTCCTCTACA GCCATGCCCCCTCTtgagcactacttcctgttcggAGAGCTGTGCGGGCTGGCTCTGTACCACCTCCACGCCGTGTTCCTGCCCTTTCCTCTCGCTCTTTTTAAGAAGCTGCTGGGAGTGTCTCCCTCTCTGGATGACCTGTGCCAACTTAGCCCCTGCACCGGACA GAGTCTGAGGTGCCTGCTGGAGGAGTACAGTGACGACATGATACAAACTCTGGACATGGACTTCACG ATCCACTGGGACCAGAAGAAGGTGCCTCTGGATCCACACAGCCCTGACCGCCCAGTGACCGCTCACAA GACAGTTAGATTCTCCAGACGCCACTAA